In Enterocloster clostridioformis, one genomic interval encodes:
- a CDS encoding DUF4315 family protein yields MAVNKLDRIEKDIEKTKDKIAALQKQLRELEAAKTEQENLQIIQLVRGLHMTPQEFTAFVRDGALQAPLAPQPDFEQDEQEETADEE; encoded by the coding sequence ATGGCAGTAAATAAACTTGACCGTATTGAAAAGGACATTGAGAAAACCAAGGACAAGATTGCGGCGCTGCAAAAGCAGCTTCGAGAGCTGGAAGCGGCGAAAACCGAACAGGAAAACTTGCAGATCATCCAGCTTGTGCGGGGCCTGCACATGACGCCCCAGGAATTTACCGCCTTTGTCCGGGATGGCGCGTTGCAGGCACCCCTGGCCCCACAGCCGGATTTTGAGCAGGACGAACAGGAGGAAACCGCCGATGAAGAATAA
- a CDS encoding LPD25 domain-containing protein: MSYSSYDYDNLETADTMKIERRIYFESGKSDLSELVKLPLAELLSLRAESAAAEQEVFDRLKTQAAAWEEQAGKTLLLDKALEYARTLPVTHTANQWEQPDHYRHIRSNMVYQMYYSISENTRYDRAAQASVSYSWTLSWSLRTNAPGTYRQARIAGQDRKVFASREALDKYLNGRIKAHAHYFTEISPAIPKEYADCFKVNGCLLPGYTIEGEEPAKAAALPTQEEAAQPPQTAATPERREPVNEVFSIFLDNRAEAQTGGPHGYWLSLPTSAEQVQEALKEIHITADNQQDLFIGGFSAPDGQPLELPEELIQAASVDELNFLAVQLQKLDDVERSQLNAIMQSPEKFQTIGQVTDYAENTDCFTLIDAKDYCTLGDYYLNHSGLMVIPDAWKPAIDTERLGQFIAQEEQGAFTEYGYLLRAGEEWQRVHEGQPVPEEYRVMAYPASEILREESKVQPEAAAPAKSPQPVTPILLNGQNSAERMKEITDRLETGIQELFESERYKAYLTTMSKFHSYSFNNTLLIAMQGGQLVAGYNKWRDDFHRNVKKGEKAIKILAPAPFKAKKEVQKLDAQGRPVMGKDGKPVTEVQEIQVPAFKIVSVFDVSQTEGEPLPSIGVEELTGSVERYGEFFKALEQISPVPIGFEDIPGGSHGYYHLTEKRIAIQEGMSELQTLKTAIHEIAHSKLHAIDPEAPAIEQADRPDSRTREVQAESVAYAVCQHYGLDTSDYSFGYVAGWSSGKDLKELKASLETIRATAHELISTIDGHLAQLQQQRQTQQEQPQAAPLEQAAEQPDPDSVFSKLSPEQQQEMTDSVKAMLQTLIEADLKSTGEVSQGTKEAAQAQGFTIAGDGTLEQAEVPQEAAYRLENGDYLYIQTSETGYDYTLYDPDYKELDGGQLDNPDLSLVEAGKEILAIHERPDRTMEPLTGDALAGFLEAAEQANAIPQPQAWNGIDGLLNGKPFMPEASPADRAAALIELAEKNAPRLGSEERQLIVAYAEAMDDTEKAIGLINRLCEQGYEMQHGHMDDFMKSQIESEIAVARAEQTIAHDPAAEPIVTILWSESPHLKDGQQMPLHEAEAVFGALDSSKRLEREHPDHAGSWYDKTKFRIDFTMQGQPDNYEGRQDFGDGDGSLIEHIQGYHEYYAQDESWKNHVLHHEGPEAWEADKAQREMLLNEFIPYMKQHCTLSRMEQEAQRLLQSGDSLPPEQTAYLNALVDYVTECRPLLNQGQYQLPEPPQLSDFDKNLQDYKELVQAEVAQEAGAAGLTVEEYIASGSDAPAQPNFSIYQVPRGPEGRDFRYRSYEGLQADGLSVDRKNYQLVYTAPLDQNTSLDEIYHRFNMEHPTDYTGRSLSLGDIVVFRQDGKQTAYYVDSVGYREVPEFFKEQGQPLTPDKLETGETVKTPRGTFYVTAMSREQMEAAGYGFHHQSEDGRYLIMANGTRAFAIPAQQESHIKTAEMSTEQNYNMIDGILNNAPSMEELEARAKAGEQVSLSDVAAAVKAERQTEKQAHKNAKANHSTKKPSIRAQLAAAKKEQKKQSPAREKSKDMEVGGRE, from the coding sequence ATGTCTTATAGCTCTTACGACTACGACAACTTAGAAACTGCCGACACCATGAAAATTGAGCGCCGGATTTACTTTGAAAGCGGCAAGTCCGATCTGTCCGAGCTTGTGAAGCTCCCCCTTGCGGAGCTTCTTTCCCTGCGGGCGGAAAGCGCCGCCGCAGAACAGGAAGTGTTTGACCGTTTGAAAACGCAGGCCGCCGCATGGGAGGAACAGGCCGGAAAGACCCTGCTTCTGGACAAAGCCCTGGAATATGCCCGGACACTTCCCGTCACCCACACTGCCAACCAGTGGGAGCAGCCGGATCATTACCGGCATATCCGCAGCAACATGGTTTATCAGATGTATTATTCCATTTCCGAGAACACCCGGTACGACAGGGCCGCCCAAGCCTCCGTCTCTTATTCCTGGACATTAAGCTGGAGCCTGCGCACCAACGCGCCGGGCACCTATCGGCAGGCCCGGATCGCCGGACAGGATCGGAAAGTCTTTGCCAGCCGGGAAGCACTGGACAAATATCTGAATGGCCGTATCAAGGCCCACGCCCATTACTTTACGGAAATCTCACCGGCCATCCCCAAGGAATACGCCGACTGTTTCAAGGTCAACGGCTGCCTGCTTCCCGGCTACACCATCGAGGGGGAGGAACCGGCAAAAGCCGCAGCACTTCCCACACAGGAGGAAGCCGCACAGCCGCCGCAGACCGCAGCCACCCCGGAAAGGAGGGAACCTGTGAACGAAGTATTTTCCATTTTTCTTGATAACCGCGCTGAGGCGCAGACCGGCGGGCCGCATGGCTACTGGCTTTCCCTGCCGACTTCCGCCGAACAGGTACAGGAAGCCCTAAAGGAAATCCATATCACCGCCGACAACCAGCAGGACTTGTTTATTGGCGGCTTTTCCGCCCCGGATGGGCAACCGCTGGAACTGCCTGAGGAATTGATACAGGCTGCCAGTGTGGACGAACTGAACTTCCTTGCCGTGCAGCTTCAAAAGCTGGACGATGTGGAACGTTCACAGTTAAACGCCATCATGCAGTCCCCAGAGAAATTTCAGACCATTGGACAGGTCACTGACTATGCCGAAAACACCGATTGCTTTACCCTCATTGACGCCAAAGACTACTGCACCTTAGGGGATTACTACTTGAATCATTCGGGCTTGATGGTGATTCCCGATGCATGGAAACCGGCCATTGATACCGAACGGTTAGGCCAGTTTATCGCCCAGGAGGAACAAGGCGCATTCACCGAGTACGGCTACCTTCTGCGAGCTGGGGAGGAATGGCAGCGCGTCCATGAGGGCCAGCCAGTGCCGGAGGAATACCGGGTGATGGCCTATCCTGCGTCGGAAATCTTGCGGGAGGAAAGCAAAGTGCAGCCGGAGGCGGCAGCGCCCGCAAAGTCCCCGCAGCCTGTCACCCCCATTCTCTTAAACGGCCAGAACAGCGCCGAGCGCATGAAAGAGATCACCGACCGGCTGGAAACCGGCATACAGGAGCTTTTCGAGAGTGAACGCTACAAAGCCTATCTCACCACCATGTCCAAGTTCCACAGTTACAGCTTCAACAACACCCTCCTGATCGCCATGCAGGGCGGACAGCTTGTGGCGGGCTACAACAAGTGGCGGGACGATTTTCACCGCAATGTGAAGAAAGGCGAAAAGGCCATCAAGATACTGGCCCCGGCCCCGTTCAAGGCGAAAAAAGAAGTGCAAAAGCTGGACGCACAGGGCAGGCCGGTGATGGGAAAAGACGGAAAGCCTGTTACCGAAGTACAGGAAATACAGGTTCCGGCCTTTAAGATCGTTTCCGTCTTTGATGTGAGCCAGACCGAGGGGGAACCGCTGCCCTCTATCGGCGTGGAAGAACTGACCGGCAGCGTGGAACGCTACGGGGAATTTTTCAAGGCACTGGAACAGATCTCCCCGGTTCCCATTGGTTTTGAGGACATTCCGGGCGGTTCCCACGGCTACTACCACCTGACGGAAAAGCGGATCGCCATTCAGGAGGGCATGAGCGAATTACAGACCCTAAAGACGGCCATCCACGAGATCGCCCATTCCAAGCTCCACGCCATCGACCCGGAAGCCCCGGCCATAGAGCAGGCCGACCGCCCCGACAGCCGCACCCGCGAGGTGCAGGCTGAAAGCGTGGCCTATGCCGTCTGCCAGCACTACGGGCTGGACACCTCCGATTATTCCTTTGGCTATGTGGCCGGTTGGAGTTCCGGCAAGGACTTGAAAGAGCTGAAAGCCTCCCTTGAAACCATCCGGGCCACCGCCCATGAACTGATTAGCACCATTGACGGCCACCTTGCCCAGCTTCAGCAACAGCGGCAGACCCAGCAGGAACAGCCGCAGGCCGCACCACTGGAACAGGCCGCCGAGCAGCCAGACCCGGACAGTGTATTTTCCAAGCTGTCCCCGGAGCAACAGCAGGAAATGACCGACAGCGTAAAAGCCATGCTGCAAACCCTCATTGAAGCGGATTTGAAATCCACCGGCGAAGTGTCGCAGGGAACCAAGGAGGCGGCGCAGGCGCAGGGCTTTACCATTGCCGGGGATGGAACGCTGGAACAGGCAGAAGTCCCGCAGGAGGCCGCCTACCGTCTGGAAAACGGCGATTACCTGTATATCCAGACATCGGAAACCGGCTATGATTACACACTGTATGACCCCGACTACAAAGAACTGGACGGAGGCCAGCTTGACAACCCCGACCTGTCCCTTGTGGAAGCTGGAAAAGAAATCCTTGCCATCCATGAGCGACCGGATAGGACGATGGAACCCTTGACCGGCGACGCTCTGGCCGGTTTTCTGGAAGCCGCTGAACAGGCCAACGCCATTCCCCAGCCGCAGGCGTGGAACGGGATCGACGGCCTTTTGAATGGAAAGCCGTTCATGCCGGAGGCGTCCCCGGCGGACCGGGCCGCCGCCCTGATCGAGCTGGCGGAGAAAAACGCCCCGCGTTTGGGCAGCGAGGAACGGCAGTTGATCGTGGCCTATGCCGAGGCCATGGATGATACCGAAAAGGCGATTGGGCTTATCAACCGCCTGTGTGAACAGGGCTATGAAATGCAGCACGGTCACATGGATGATTTTATGAAAAGCCAGATTGAAAGCGAGATTGCCGTTGCAAGGGCAGAACAGACAATCGCCCATGACCCGGCAGCGGAGCCGATTGTTACGATTCTTTGGAGTGAAAGCCCCCATTTAAAAGACGGCCAACAAATGCCGTTGCACGAGGCCGAGGCCGTTTTCGGGGCGCTGGACAGTTCCAAACGCTTGGAACGGGAACATCCAGACCACGCGGGGAGCTGGTACGATAAAACCAAGTTCCGCATTGATTTTACGATGCAGGGCCAGCCGGACAACTACGAGGGGCGGCAGGATTTTGGCGACGGCGATGGTTCCCTGATCGAGCATATCCAAGGTTATCACGAATACTACGCGCAGGATGAAAGCTGGAAAAACCATGTGCTGCACCACGAGGGGCCGGAGGCATGGGAGGCAGACAAGGCCCAGCGGGAAATGCTTCTCAATGAGTTTATCCCTTATATGAAGCAGCACTGTACCCTTTCCCGTATGGAACAGGAAGCCCAGCGCCTTTTACAATCCGGCGATTCCCTCCCGCCAGAGCAGACCGCCTATTTGAACGCCCTTGTAGACTATGTAACGGAGTGCCGCCCACTTCTCAATCAAGGCCAGTATCAGTTGCCGGAGCCGCCGCAGCTTTCCGACTTTGATAAGAACTTGCAGGATTACAAGGAGCTGGTACAGGCCGAGGTCGCACAGGAGGCCGGGGCCGCCGGTTTGACGGTGGAGGAATATATTGCTTCTGGTTCCGATGCCCCGGCGCAGCCTAACTTTTCCATCTACCAGGTACCGCGCGGCCCGGAGGGGCGCGACTTCCGCTACCGTTCCTATGAGGGCTTGCAGGCGGACGGGCTTTCCGTAGACAGGAAAAATTACCAGCTTGTCTACACAGCCCCGTTGGATCAGAACACCTCTCTGGACGAGATTTACCATCGCTTCAATATGGAACATCCCACTGATTACACGGGACGTTCTCTCTCTCTGGGGGATATTGTGGTATTCCGGCAGGACGGGAAACAGACTGCCTACTATGTGGATAGCGTCGGTTATCGGGAGGTGCCGGAATTTTTCAAGGAGCAGGGACAGCCGCTTACCCCCGACAAACTGGAAACGGGCGAAACCGTTAAAACGCCGAGGGGGACTTTCTATGTAACCGCCATGAGCCGGGAACAGATGGAGGCCGCCGGGTATGGATTCCACCACCAGTCGGAGGACGGCAGGTATCTCATTATGGCAAACGGCACAAGGGCCTTTGCTATCCCCGCCCAGCAGGAAAGTCATATCAAGACGGCGGAGATGTCCACCGAGCAGAACTACAACATGATTGACGGTATACTGAACAACGCCCCGTCTATGGAAGAACTGGAAGCCAGAGCAAAAGCCGGAGAACAGGTTTCCCTTTCGGATGTCGCTGCGGCAGTGAAAGCAGAGAGACAAACAGAAAAACAGGCCCACAAGAATGCTAAGGCCAACCATAGCACGAAAAAGCCCTCCATCCGGGCGCAGCTTGCGGCGGCTAAAAAGGAACAGAAGAAACAGTCCCCGGCGCGGGAGAAGTCAAAGGATATGGAGGTGGGAGGCCGTGAATAA
- a CDS encoding C40 family peptidase: MKPLKPRDKVTQRMTRAGLTLDNQTTGESMNISSREAEPEYTAKSGGTAEKALERAVDIRDRHKAKQAARHGERIAKEASGPASRPQFTAEERASPELAPYIRQAEKRADRLDAAKSALPKKRVIAKATVYDETKGKARSKLHFEKVEKHPPRLKPNPASRPVQEAGLYLHGKIHEVEQENVGVEGGHKAEELAERQAGKALRNARRRHKLKPYRAAAKAERKSMAANAEFVYQKSLRDNPELAQAVSNPISRLWQKRHIKREYAKAARAAGRGTAGSAKTTASAARKAAEKGKQAASLVARHWKGALLIGGVGLLLMLIMGGLQSCTAMFGSAGTGLAATSYLSEDSDMLGAEASYAGMEADLQYELDHYETLHPGHDEYRFELDEIGHDPYVLTSILSALHGGVFTLDEVQGDLAMLFEQQYTLTERVEVEIRYRTVTHTDSDGNEYEEEVPYRYSICYVTLKNADLSHLPVYLMNEKQLSLYAAYMQTLGNRPDLFPSGSYPHASTVKEPTYYEIPPEALKDEAFAAMIAEAEKYVGFPYVWGGNSPSTSFDCSGFISWVLNHSGWSVGRQTAQGLYNLCTPVTAGQAKPGDLVFFVGTYDTPGVSHVGLYVGNSVMLHCGNPISYTNLNSSYWQSHLFCYGRLP; this comes from the coding sequence ATGAAGCCCTTAAAACCCCGTGATAAGGTGACGCAGCGCATGACCCGCGCCGGGCTTACACTGGACAACCAGACCACCGGCGAGAGCATGAACATTTCCAGCCGAGAGGCCGAACCGGAATACACGGCCAAATCGGGCGGCACAGCGGAAAAGGCGCTGGAACGAGCTGTGGACATCCGCGACCGGCATAAGGCAAAGCAGGCGGCCCGGCATGGGGAACGTATTGCAAAGGAGGCCAGCGGCCCGGCCTCCCGTCCGCAATTTACCGCCGAGGAACGGGCCTCCCCGGAGCTGGCCCCGTATATCAGGCAAGCGGAGAAACGGGCTGACCGGCTGGATGCTGCAAAAAGCGCTCTCCCCAAAAAGCGCGTGATTGCCAAGGCAACCGTCTACGACGAGACCAAGGGAAAGGCCAGAAGTAAACTTCACTTTGAAAAAGTGGAGAAACATCCGCCAAGGCTCAAACCCAATCCGGCCAGCCGCCCGGTGCAGGAGGCGGGGCTATATCTCCACGGGAAAATCCATGAGGTGGAGCAGGAAAATGTGGGTGTGGAGGGCGGTCATAAGGCGGAAGAACTGGCCGAGCGCCAAGCGGGCAAGGCGCTGAGAAATGCCAGACGGCGGCATAAGCTGAAACCCTACCGGGCCGCAGCCAAGGCGGAACGAAAATCCATGGCCGCCAATGCCGAGTTTGTGTATCAAAAATCCCTGCGGGACAACCCGGAACTGGCGCAGGCGGTGAGTAATCCCATTTCCCGCCTCTGGCAGAAACGGCACATCAAACGGGAATACGCCAAGGCCGCACGGGCTGCGGGCCGGGGCACGGCAGGCAGTGCAAAGACCACCGCATCAGCCGCCAGGAAAGCCGCAGAGAAAGGAAAACAGGCCGCGTCCCTTGTGGCCCGTCACTGGAAAGGGGCGCTGCTGATCGGCGGCGTGGGCTTGCTTCTCATGCTGATTATGGGCGGCCTGCAATCCTGTACCGCCATGTTTGGCAGCGCCGGGACGGGGCTTGCGGCCACCTCCTATCTGTCCGAGGACAGCGATATGCTGGGGGCCGAGGCTTCCTACGCCGGGATGGAAGCTGATTTACAGTACGAACTTGACCACTACGAAACTCTCCATCCCGGCCATGACGAGTACCGTTTTGAACTGGACGAGATCGGCCATGACCCCTATGTGCTGACCTCTATCCTTTCCGCGCTCCACGGCGGAGTGTTTACGCTGGACGAGGTGCAGGGCGATCTTGCCATGCTCTTTGAGCAGCAATACACCCTGACCGAGCGCGTGGAGGTGGAGATCCGCTATCGGACGGTTACGCACACAGACAGCGACGGCAACGAATACGAGGAAGAAGTGCCGTATCGCTATTCTATCTGCTATGTGACACTGAAAAATGCGGATTTGTCCCACCTGCCAGTCTATCTCATGAACGAGAAACAACTGAGCCTGTACGCGGCCTATATGCAGACATTGGGCAACCGGCCAGACCTCTTTCCAAGCGGCAGCTATCCCCACGCCTCCACCGTCAAGGAGCCGACCTACTATGAGATTCCGCCGGAGGCGCTAAAGGATGAAGCCTTTGCGGCCATGATTGCGGAGGCGGAAAAGTATGTGGGCTTTCCCTATGTCTGGGGCGGCAACTCCCCCAGCACCAGCTTTGATTGTTCCGGCTTTATTAGCTGGGTACTCAATCACAGCGGATGGAGCGTCGGGCGGCAGACGGCGCAGGGACTTTATAACCTCTGTACCCCCGTTACAGCGGGGCAAGCCAAGCCCGGCGATTTGGTGTTTTTTGTCGGCACCTACGATACCCCCGGCGTTTCCCATGTGGGGCTGTATGTGGGCAATTCGGTGATGCTGCACTGTGGAAATCCGATCAGTTACACGAACTTAAATTCAAGTTACTGGCAATCCCATCTATTTTGTTACGGGCGTCTACCCTGA
- a CDS encoding PrgI family protein gives MAYVTVPKDFTKVKSKVVFGLTKRQLICFGGALLVGVPLFLLIRGCIPTSAAALLMVFAMLPGFLLALYERHGQPLEVVVWQIIQCCFIQPKERPYQTNNAYTALVRQFQMEQEVNAIVQKAKKRNKCKSAVQTHPRRKERDSGRHPQV, from the coding sequence TTGGCTTATGTCACTGTCCCCAAGGATTTTACCAAGGTGAAATCCAAGGTGGTATTCGGGCTGACGAAACGCCAGCTCATTTGTTTTGGCGGTGCGCTGCTGGTCGGCGTCCCGCTTTTCTTGTTGATCCGGGGCTGCATCCCCACCAGCGCGGCGGCGCTCCTTATGGTGTTTGCCATGCTTCCGGGCTTTCTGCTGGCGCTGTATGAGCGCCACGGCCAGCCCCTTGAAGTGGTGGTATGGCAGATCATCCAGTGCTGCTTTATCCAGCCCAAGGAGCGCCCCTACCAGACCAACAACGCTTACACTGCCCTTGTGCGGCAATTCCAGATGGAACAGGAGGTAAATGCCATTGTTCAAAAAGCAAAGAAACGAAACAAGTGCAAAAGCGCCGTTCAAACTCACCCGCGCAGAAAAGAAAGAGATTCAGGCCGTCATCCGCAGGTATAA
- a CDS encoding DUF4366 domain-containing protein, producing MKNKAIRMFTATLAAVLCMAAFSVTAYAGGVDPDPQPLPEETEEPTTGGIEMEPEDVPVTPKGNAALVDDFFGDKQLITVTTKAGNYFYILIDRANEDKETSVHFLNQVDDADLQALLEDGEQEPQACTCTEKCEAGAVNTSCSVCENNLTACTGPEPEHDDEEKPIAPEKENGGMGGLLVSFVVVLLGGGAALYFLKFKKEKADATGNDDLAEYDFGEDEDDEDEPSPEMDDDTGEVEARPLDDDLLDEDEPKKEDE from the coding sequence ATGAAGAATAAAGCCATTCGCATGTTCACCGCAACACTGGCCGCTGTGCTTTGCATGGCGGCTTTTTCCGTCACCGCCTATGCTGGAGGCGTTGACCCTGATCCGCAGCCATTGCCGGAGGAAACGGAGGAACCCACCACCGGGGGGATTGAGATGGAGCCGGAGGACGTCCCCGTCACACCCAAGGGAAATGCGGCTCTGGTGGATGATTTTTTCGGGGATAAGCAGCTTATCACCGTCACCACCAAGGCCGGAAATTACTTCTATATCCTGATTGACCGTGCCAACGAGGACAAGGAAACCTCCGTGCATTTCCTGAACCAAGTGGACGACGCCGACCTGCAAGCGTTGTTGGAGGATGGCGAACAGGAGCCGCAAGCCTGCACCTGCACGGAAAAATGCGAGGCCGGAGCCGTCAACACATCCTGCTCGGTTTGTGAAAATAACCTGACCGCCTGCACCGGGCCGGAGCCGGAACATGATGACGAGGAAAAACCGATAGCTCCGGAGAAAGAAAACGGCGGCATGGGCGGCCTTTTGGTGTCCTTTGTGGTGGTGCTGCTGGGCGGCGGCGCAGCCCTCTACTTCCTGAAATTCAAAAAGGAAAAAGCCGACGCCACGGGCAATGACGATCTGGCCGAGTATGACTTTGGAGAGGACGAGGACGACGAGGACGAACCGTCCCCGGAGATGGACGACGACACCGGCGAGGTGGAGGCCAGACCGTTAGACGACGATTTGCTGGATGAAGATGAACCGAAAAAGGAGGATGAATAA
- a CDS encoding VirB4-like conjugal transfer ATPase, CD1110 family, whose product MPLFKKQRNETSAKAPFKLTRAEKKEIQAVIRRYKGDGKPHSAQESIPYEAMYPDGVCRLTPRRFSKCIEFSDISYQLAQADTKAAIFESLCDLYNYLDASIHIQFSFLNHKIDPRQYAKSLEIRAQGDDFDDIRTEYSAILKDQLVSGNNGLVKRKFLTYTIEADSLKLARARLRRIETDLLGYFKSMGAVAWGLDATARLEVMHRMFHPDGEPFSFDWKWLASSGLSTKDFIAPSSFRFGNARMFGLGGKYGAVSFLNILSPELSDEMLADFLNAENGIVVNLHVQVIDQSEAIKTVKRKITDLDAMKIQEQKRAVRSGYDMDILPSDLATYGQDAKELLKTLQSRNERMFQLTFLVLNTADTRQALENDVFWAAGVAQKYNCSLVRLDYQQEQGLMSSLPLGASHIQIERSLTTSSVAVFVPFVTQELFQDEEAMYYGINAKTGNMIMLDRKRARCPNGLKLGTPGSGKSMSCKSEILSVFLCTPDDVYVCDPEAEYYPLVKRLHGQVVKLSPTSKSYVNPLDINLNYSEDESPLALKSDFVLSFCELVMGGKNGLDAIEKTVIDRAVQVTYRPYLADPKPENMPILSDLHKALLDQHIPEADRVAQALDLYVNGSLNVFNHRTNVDIESRIVAFDIKELGKQLKKIGMLIVQDQIWGRVTQNRSQGKATWFFCDEFHLLLREEQTAAFSCEIWKRFRKWGGIPTGATQNVKDLLLSPEIENILENSDFICLLNQASGDRRILAERLNLSPQQLRYVENSEPGEGLLIYENVVLPFKNPIPKHTQLYQIMTTRLGEGATV is encoded by the coding sequence ATGCCATTGTTCAAAAAGCAAAGAAACGAAACAAGTGCAAAAGCGCCGTTCAAACTCACCCGCGCAGAAAAGAAAGAGATTCAGGCCGTCATCCGCAGGTATAAGGGCGACGGAAAGCCCCACTCCGCACAGGAGAGTATCCCCTACGAGGCCATGTATCCAGATGGGGTTTGCCGTCTGACGCCCCGCAGGTTTTCCAAGTGCATCGAGTTTTCAGACATCAGCTATCAGCTTGCCCAGGCGGACACCAAGGCGGCCATCTTTGAAAGCCTGTGCGACCTTTACAACTATCTGGATGCCTCTATCCACATCCAGTTTTCCTTTCTCAACCACAAGATTGACCCCAGGCAGTACGCCAAGAGCCTTGAAATCCGGGCGCAGGGGGATGATTTTGACGACATTCGCACGGAGTATTCCGCCATCTTAAAAGACCAGCTTGTAAGTGGGAACAACGGACTGGTCAAGCGGAAGTTTCTTACCTACACCATCGAGGCGGACAGCCTGAAACTGGCCCGCGCAAGGCTGCGCCGTATTGAAACCGACCTGTTGGGCTATTTCAAGAGCATGGGGGCCGTGGCGTGGGGGCTGGACGCAACGGCCCGGCTGGAAGTCATGCACCGCATGTTCCACCCGGACGGGGAGCCGTTTTCCTTCGATTGGAAGTGGCTGGCTTCCTCCGGCCTCTCCACCAAGGATTTTATCGCCCCGTCGTCGTTCCGTTTCGGGAACGCCCGGATGTTCGGGCTGGGCGGCAAGTACGGGGCCGTGAGCTTCTTAAATATCCTGTCCCCGGAGCTGTCGGATGAAATGCTGGCAGACTTCCTCAATGCGGAAAACGGCATTGTGGTGAACCTCCATGTGCAGGTCATCGACCAGAGCGAGGCCATAAAGACGGTGAAGCGCAAGATTACCGACCTTGACGCCATGAAGATTCAGGAGCAGAAACGGGCCGTCCGCAGCGGTTACGACATGGATATACTCCCCAGCGATCTTGCCACCTACGGGCAGGACGCCAAGGAGCTGCTAAAGACCCTGCAAAGCCGGAATGAACGGATGTTTCAGCTCACCTTTCTTGTTCTCAATACAGCCGATACCCGGCAGGCGCTGGAAAACGATGTGTTTTGGGCCGCAGGCGTAGCGCAGAAATACAACTGTTCCCTTGTCCGGCTGGACTACCAGCAGGAGCAAGGCCTTATGAGCAGCCTCCCATTAGGGGCCAGCCATATCCAGATTGAGCGTTCTTTGACGACTTCCAGCGTGGCCGTGTTCGTCCCCTTTGTGACGCAGGAGCTGTTCCAGGATGAAGAGGCCATGTATTACGGCATCAACGCCAAGACCGGCAACATGATTATGCTGGACAGAAAGCGGGCGCGCTGCCCCAACGGTTTGAAGCTGGGTACGCCGGGAAGCGGCAAGTCCATGAGCTGCAAATCCGAAATTTTGAGTGTGTTCCTGTGTACGCCGGATGACGTGTATGTATGTGATCCAGAGGCCGAGTATTATCCCCTTGTAAAACGGCTGCATGGACAGGTGGTGAAGCTGTCACCCACCAGCAAATCCTATGTGAACCCGCTGGACATCAACTTAAATTACAGCGAGGATGAAAGCCCGCTGGCCCTAAAATCGGACTTTGTTTTATCGTTTTGTGAACTGGTGATGGGCGGCAAGAACGGGCTGGACGCCATCGAAAAGACGGTCATTGACCGGGCGGTGCAGGTGACCTACCGGCCCTATCTGGCAGACCCCAAACCGGAGAATATGCCCATCCTGTCCGACCTGCACAAAGCCCTGTTAGACCAGCATATCCCGGAGGCCGACCGGGTGGCCCAGGCCCTTGACCTGTATGTGAACGGCAGCTTAAACGTGTTTAACCACCGTACCAATGTGGACATTGAAAGCCGGATTGTGGCCTTTGACATCAAGGAGCTGGGCAAGCAGCTAAAGAAAATCGGGATGCTGATCGTCCAAGACCAGATTTGGGGCCGAGTGACGCAAAACCGCAGCCAGGGCAAGGCGACGTGGTTCTTTTGTGATGAATTTCATCTGCTGTTGCGGGAGGAACAGACAGCGGCCTTTTCCTGCGAGATTTGGAAGCGTTTCAGGAAATGGGGCGGCATCCCGACAGGTGCCACGCAGAACGTCAAGGATCTGTTGTTATCGCCGGAGATTGAAAATATTTTGGAAAATTCGGACTTCATCTGCCTGCTCAACCAGGCGTCAGGCGACCGGCGCATCCTTGCGGAGCGATTGAACCTATCTCCACAGCAATTACGGTATGTGGAAAATTCTGAACCCGGCGAGGGGCTTTTGATTTATGAAAATGTTGTTCTGCCCTTTAAGAACCCCATCCCAAAGCACACCCAGCTTTACCAGATCATGACCACCCGCTTAGGCGAGGGGGCCACGGTATGA